One window of the Zea mays cultivar B73 chromosome 3, Zm-B73-REFERENCE-NAM-5.0, whole genome shotgun sequence genome contains the following:
- the LOC103651403 gene encoding Sphinganine C4-monooxygenase 1 has translation MGFMDAEELVVTLAPVAVYWAYAGMYEALLARTTALDKYRLHSRRDEETKNIASRKDVVRGVLLQQCIQVAISVAVLKLEGHGHGHGHGHGAAADGLAAAPAEAEPFLVSAARFGVAMLVLDAWQYFMHRLMHSVPYMYRRFHSWHHRVAAPYAYAAQYGHPVDAVLTETLSGAAAYLASGMSPRVAAAFFVFATVKGVDDHCGVAAPWNPFHAAFRNNTAYHDVHHQRGGGRRNFSQPFFVVWDRLLGTHTPYALRQRDGGGLEVKAFKGRQMQ, from the exons ATGGGGTTCATGGACGCCGAGGAGCTGGTGGTGACGCTGGCGCCGGTGGCCGTGTACTGGGCGTACGCGGGCATGTACGAGGCGCTGCTGGCGCGCACCACGGCGCTGGACAAGTACAGGCTGCACTCGAGGCGGGACGAGGAGACCAAGAACATCGCCTCCCGGAAGGACGTCGTCAGAGGGGTGCTCCTGCAGCAGTGTATCcaggtcgccatctccgtcgccgTCCTCAAG CTGGAAGGACACGGACACGGACACGGACACGGACACGGTGCCGCTGCCGACGGTCTCGCCGCGGCGCCGGCGGAGGCGGAGCCGTTCCTGGTGTCGGCGGCGCGGTTCGGCGTGGCGATGCTGGTGCTGGACGCGTGGCAGTACTTCATGCACAGGCTCATGCACTCCGTCCCGTACATGTACCGGCGGTTCCACTCGTGGCACCACCGCGTGGCGGCGCCCTACGCGTACGCGGCGCAGTACGGCCACCCCGTGGACGCCGTGCTCACGGAGACGCTGTCGGGCGCCGCGGCCTACCTGGCCTCCGGCATGTCCCCGCGCGTCGCCGCGGCCTTCTTCGTCTTCGCCACCGTCAAGGGCGTCGACGACCACTGCGGCGTCGCCGCGCCGTGGAACCCGTTCCACGCCGCGTTCCGCAACAACACCGCCTACCACGACGTGCACCACCAGcgcggcggcggccgccgcaacttCTCCCAGCCCTTCTTCGTGGTCTGGGACCGCCTGCTCGGCACACACACGCCGTACGCGCTCAGACAGAGGGACGGCGGCGGCCTCGAGGTCAAGGCCTTCAAGGGTCGTCAGATGCAATAG